A portion of the Haemorhous mexicanus isolate bHaeMex1 chromosome 3, bHaeMex1.pri, whole genome shotgun sequence genome contains these proteins:
- the LOC132325870 gene encoding taste receptor type 2 member 9-like has translation MEACHSSQQFNVTSYGAITVAIITLEVFAGLWINAFIICVLCIAWVKKKTLNSNEKILLLLGCSRIPFLCFAWVYHFISKIYPNFLHVQTILQLLASFSTFFNYSNLWVSACLCGFYCIKIANFRNSFFIYLKVKIDRMVPWLLLGSGILALAISVIINVLNETLQRNNITSTCQENFWEVTIRNDKRFFSSYFLAGLVFTTSFMVVILAAVSLLFSLWRHKRTMQTNSMKDLSVDAHIRAMKSVLSFLVMYSINFVCLVLTIIYATKKENIMALLIYLYLCAFPGVHSLILIFSNPKLEKALLKIVASVKCEFLMK, from the coding sequence ATGGAAGCTTGTCACTCTTCACAGCAATTCAATGTCACTTCATATGGAGCCATAACTGTGGCCATCATCACCCTGGAGGTGTTTGCAGGCTTGTGGATAAATGCTTTCATTATTTGTGTTCTTTGCATTGCCtgggtgaaaaagaaaaccttgaACTCTAATGAGAAGATTTTGCTGCTACTGGGATGCTCCAGGATTCCCTTTTTATGCTTCGCATGGGTATACCACTTCATTTCAAAAATTTATCCCAATTTCCTCCATGTTCAAACCATACTACAACTCCTCGCAtctttttcaacattttttaattattccaaCTTGTGGgtctcagcctgtctttgtgGTTTTTACTGCataaaaattgccaatttcagGAACAGCTTCTTCATCTACCTGAAAGTAAAAATTGACAGGATGGTGCCCTGGCTCTTGTTGGGATCAGGGATTTTAGCCTTGGCTATCAGCGTCATTATCAATGTCCTCAATGAAACTCTGCAGAGGAACAACATCACTTCCACCTGCCAAGAAAATTTTTGGGAAGTAACTATCAGAAATGATAAACGttttttctcttcctatttCCTTGCTGGCCTTGTATTTACTACTTCATTCATGGTAGTCATCCTTGCTgctgtttcccttctcttttctctctggagaCACAAGCGCACGATGCAGACAAACTCCATGAAGGACCTCAGCGTGGATGCCCACATCAGAGCCATGAAATCTGTCCTCTCCTTCTTAGTGATGTACAGCATCAACTTTGTATGTTTGGTCTTGACAATAATTTATGCCacgaagaaagaaaatattatggCACTCCTTATATACCTATATCTGTGCGCATTTCCAGGTGTTCATTCCCTCATTCTCATTTTCAGCAATCCCAAACTGGAAAAGGCACTGCTGAAGATTGTTGCCAGTGTGAAGTGTGAGTTTTTAATGAAGTAG